In Athene noctua chromosome 7, bAthNoc1.hap1.1, whole genome shotgun sequence, the following proteins share a genomic window:
- the KMO gene encoding kynurenine 3-monooxygenase has protein sequence MEPSDPRGKSVAIVGGGLVGALNTCFFARRGFRVDVYEARQDIRVASFTRGRSINLALSHRGRQALRAVGMEEQIVSKGIPMRARRIHTPSGKKYSIPYGKKNQYILSVDRANLNRELLTAAEKYPNTKLYFGHKILECNAELGMLTIKRSDQQPLEITYDLIVGCDGAFSTVRKQFMRQTRFNYSHEYIPHGYMELTIPPKDGDFAMEPNYLHIWPRNTFMMIALPNMDKSFTCTLFMPFEEFEKLTTGEQVLNFFQTYFPDAIPLIGERELKHDYFLLPAQAMISVKCSSYHLASQCVLMGDAAHAVVPFYGQGMNAGFEDCLVFDELMDQFHNNLGVCLPEFSRLRVPDDHAISDLAMYNYVEMREHVNSTWFIFRKHIDNFLHTLMPSTIVPLYTMVTFTRIRYHEALQRWKWQKKIINRGLFVMGAAGLCGTYLLIRWLARDLDFHMENLWVWSRYLKNNGNFPFGTQVA, from the exons ATGGAGCCCAGTGACCCACGGGGGAAAAGTGTCGCCATTGTCGGTGGTGGTCTG GTGGGTGCATTAAATACCTGTTTCTTTGCTAGACGAGGTTTCCGTGTTGATGTTTATGAAGCCAGACAAG ATATCCGGGTGGCCAGCTTTACCCGTGGCAGAAGCATTAACTTGGCCCTGTCCCACAGAGGACGCCAAGCCCTCCGAGCCGTGGGGATGGAAGAGCAG ATTGTGTCCAAAGGCATTCCCATGCGGGCAAGGAGGATACATACGCCTTCAGGGAAGAAGTACTCTATCCCCTATGGAAAGAAAAACCAG TACATTCTCTCTGTGGACAGAGCAAACTTAAACAGAGAGCTGCTAACAG CTGCTGAGAAGTACCCCAACACTAAACTGTACTTTGGACACAAGATCCTGGAGTGCAACGCAGAGCTGGGGATGTTAACCATAAAAAG ATCTGACCAGCAGCCCTTGGAAATCACTTACGATCTCATTGTGGGATGCGATGGAGCCTTCTCAACAGTCAGAAAGCAGTTCATGAGACAAACACGCTTTAACTATAGCCATGAGTACATTCCTCATGGCTATATGGAGCTGACCATCCCTCCCAAGGATGGAGAT tttgCCATGGAACCAAACTACCTCCATATCTGGCCGAGAAACACCTTCATGATGATTGCACTGCCCAACATG GACAAGTCCTTCACCTGCACGCTCTTCATGCCCTTTGAGGAATTTGAGAAGCTCACAACGGGGGAGCAAGTGCTCAATTTTTTCCAGACCTACTTCCCAGATGCCATCCCCCTCATCGGAGA GCGAGAGCTGAAGCACGATTACTTTTTGCTGCCAGCCCAGGCCATGATATCTGTGAAGTGCTCCTCCTACCACCTTGCTTCCCAGTGCGTGCTGATGGGAGATGCCGCACATGCTGTTGTGCCCTTCTACGGACAGGGCATGAATGCA GGCTTTGAGGATTGTCTGGTTTTTGATGAATTAATGGACCAGTTCCACAACAACCTTG GTGTCTGCCTCCCCGAGTTCTCAAGGCTGAGGGTTCCAGATGACCACGCGATCTCAGATTTAGCCATGTACAACTATGTAGAG ATGCGTGAGCACGTGAATTCAACATGGTTCATTTTCCGGAAGCACATAGACAACTTCCTCCACACCCTCATGCCTTCCACCATTGTCCCGCTGTACACCATG GTGACCTTCACCAGAATTCGCTACCATGAGGCACTGCAGCGCTGGAAATGGCAGAAAAAG ATAATCAATCGAGGGCTCTTTGTCATGGGGGCAGCAGGACTGTGTGGCACCTATCTGCTCATAAGGTGGCTGGCACGGGACTTGGACTTCCACATGGAAAACTTGTGGGTCTGGTCCCGTTATCTCAAGAATAATGGAAATTTTCCCTTTGGCACACAAGTGGCTTAA
- the ITGB2 gene encoding integrin beta-2 isoform X2: protein MLRDQCLWLPAVTWVLLLVMTAFAMECPKIKVGTCKDCIQSGPGCAWCKKPSFTKAGEPDSIRCDTIEQLQQRGCLVSEIEFPVNNITKTRDSPLSNDIQLTPQEVHLKLRIGQPAVFEVKFRRAMGYPIDLYYLMDLSYSMLDDLEKVKKLGGELLRALESTTPSRRIGFGSFVDKTVLPFVNTHPEKLQNPCPNKDKKCQPPFAFKHILSLTDNAKKFESEVGKQSISGNLDAPEGGLDAMMQAAVCGDLIGWRNVTRLLVYATDDGFHFAGDGKLGAILTPNDGQCHLEDNMYKRSNEFDYPSVGQLVQKLAENNIQPIFAVTSKVVDVYKKLSEMIPKSAVGELNEDSSNIIELIQVAYNNLSSRIILDHSTLPDVLDVKYDSICSKDKVTLDEAKGDCDNVKINDEVIFKVKVTAKECIESQSFTIRPLGFTDTLTVHLDSNCNCNCKEQPDPTACSGKGSIICGICSCNSGYTGKNCECETKGKTSKELEGSCRKDNSSVICSGLGDCVCGQCICHTSDVPNKHIYGTFCECDNMNCEFHNGSPCGGKERGRCDCGECKCTPGYEGSACQCKKSTDGCLNIRGNECSHRGTCHCNRCQCQEGYQPPFCQECPGCPSPCGRYVSCVECKAFQSGPFKKNCSQACPNILVADELTGARKQCREKDSENCWITFHMVQEDGEEIYTVSIDPKKECPEPPNIALIVGSTVAGVALIGLVLLLIWRLLTELFDRREYRRFEKEKSKAKWNDADNPLFKSATTTVVNPRFNGQ from the exons ATGTTGCGTGACCAGTGCCTCTGGCTGCCAGCGGTgacctgggtgctgctgctggtgatgACAG CCTTTGCCATGGAGTGCCCCAAGATCAAGGTGGGGACGTGCAAGGACTGCATCCAGTCTGGTCCCGGCTGTGCCTGGTGCAAGAAGCCG AGTTTCACCAAAGCCGGTGAGCCAGACTCCATCCGCTGTGACACCATCGAGCAGCTTCAACAGAGGGGATGTCTGGTCAGCGAGATTGAGTTTCCAGTCAACAACATTACGAAAACACGGGACAGTCCCTTAAGCAACGACATACAGCTGACTCCCCAGGAGGTGCACCTGAAACTGAGGATAG GGCAGCCTGCTGTATTTGAGGTGAAGTTTCGCCGCGCCATGGGGTACCCCATTGATCTCTACTACCTCATGGACCTCTCCTACTCCATGCTGGATGACTTGGAGAAGGtgaagaagctgggaggggagcTGCTCAGGGCTCTGGAGAGCACCACCCCTTCTCGCCGCATAG GGTTTGGCTCCTTCGTGGACAAGACAGTGCTGCCCTTTGTGAACACACACCCTGAGAAGCTGCAGAACCCCTGCCCCAACAAGGACAAGAAATGTCAGCCTCCCTTCGCCTTCAAGCACATCCTCTCACTGACCGACAATGCCAAGAAGTTCGAGAGCGAAGTGGGGAAGCAGTCCATCTCAGGGAACCTGGATGCCCCGGAGGGGGGGCTGGATGCCATGATGCAGGCAGCGGTGTGTGGG GACTTGATTGGCTGGCGCAACGTGACCCGCTTGCTGGTGTATGCTACTGATGATGGCTTCCACTTTGCCGGTGATGGCAAGCTTGGGGCCATCCTGACCCCCAACGATGGCCAGTGCCACTTGGAGGACAACATGTACAAAAGGAGCAATGAGTTT GACTACCCATCTGTTGGCCAGCTGGTCCAGAAACTTGCTGAAAACAACATTCAGCCCATTTTTGCTGTCACCAGCAAGGTGGTAGATGTTTACAAG AAACTCAGTGAGATGATCCCAAAGTCAGCAGTAGGAGAGCTGAATGAGGACTCCAGCAACATCATTGAACTCATCCAGGTGGCCTACAAT AACCTCTCCTCACGGATTATCCTGGACCACTCCACCCTGCCAGACGTCCTGGATGTCAAATACGACTCCATATGCAGCAAGGACAAGGTCACCTTGGACGAAGCGAAAGGGGACTGTGACAACGTCAAGATCAATGATGAG GTGATCTTCAAAGTGAAGGTCACAGCCAAGGAGTGCATCGAAAGCCAGTCCTTCACCATCCGGCCGCTGGGCTTCACAGACACCCTCACTGTCCACCTAGACAGCAATTGCAACTGCAACTGCAAAGAGCAGCCTGACCCAACTGCCTGCAGTGGGAAAGGCAGCATCATCTGTGGGATCTGCAG CTGCAATTCGGGCTACACGGGGAAGAACTGCGAGTGCGAAACCAAAGGCAAGACCAGCAAGGAGCTGGAGGGCAGCTGCCGGAAGGACAACAGCTCAGTCAtctgctcagggctgggggaCTGCGTGTGCGGGCAGTGCATCTGCCACACCAGCGATGTGCCCAACAAGCACATCTATGGCACCTTCTGCGAGTGTGACAACATGAACTGCGAGTTTCACAACGGCTCTCCCTGTGGTGGCAAAG AACGCGGGAGATGCGACTGTGGGGAGTGCAAGTGCACGCCTGGGTACGAGGGTAGTGCCTGCCAGTGCAAGAAGTCAACAGATGGCTGCTTGAACATCCGTGGCAACGAGTGCAGCCACCGCGGGACCTGCCACTGCAACCGCTGCCAGTGCCAGGAGGGATACCAGCCCCCCTTCTGCCAGGAGTGCCCCGGCTGTCCCTCACCTTGTGGCAGATATGT CTCCTGTGTGGAGTGCAAGGCCTTCCAGAGTGGCCCTTTCAAGAAGAACTGCTCCCAGGCCTGCCCCAACATCCTGGTGGCCGATGAGTTGACAGGGGCGAGGAAGCAGTGCCGGGAGAAGGACTCTGAAAACTGCTGGATCACCTTCCACATGGTCCAGGAGGATGGCGAGGAGATATACACCGTCAGCATCGATCCTAAAAAAG AGTGCCCAGAGCCTCCCAACATTGCGCTGATTGTGGGCAGCACCGTCGCTGGCGTGGCCCTCATCGGCCTGGTGCTCCTGCTGATCTGGCGGCTCTTGACGGAGCTGTTTGACCGCCGGGAATACCGTCGGTTCGAGAAGGAGAAGTCCAAGGCCAAGTGGAATGAT GCTGATAACCCCCTCTTCAAGAGTGCCACCACTACGGTTGTGAACCCCAGATTCAATGGGCAATGA
- the ITGB2 gene encoding integrin beta-2 isoform X1 produces the protein MLRDQCLWLPAVTWVLLLVMTAFAMECPKIKVGTCKDCIQSGPGCAWCKKPSFTKAGEPDSIRCDTIEQLQQRGCLVSEIEFPVNNITKTRDSPLSNDIQLTPQEVHLKLRIGQPAVFEVKFRRAMGYPIDLYYLMDLSYSMLDDLEKVKKLGGELLRALESTTPSRRIGFGSFVDKTVLPFVNTHPEKLQNPCPNKDKKCQPPFAFKHILSLTDNAKKFESEVGKQSISGNLDAPEGGLDAMMQAAVCGDLIGWRNVTRLLVYATDDGFHFAGDGKLGAILTPNDGQCHLEDNMYKRSNEFDYPSVGQLVQKLAENNIQPIFAVTSKVVDVYKKLSEMIPKSAVGELNEDSSNIIELIQVAYNNLSSRIILDHSTLPDVLDVKYDSICSKDKVTLDEAKGDCDNVKINDEVIFKVKVTAKECIESQSFTIRPLGFTDTLTVHLDSNCNCNCKEQPDPTACSGKGSIICGICSCNSGYTGKNCECETKGKTSKELEGSCRKDNSSVICSGLGDCVCGQCICHTSDVPNKHIYGTFCECDNMNCEFHNGSPCGGKERGRCDCGECKCTPGYEGSACQCKKSTDGCLNIRGNECSHRGTCHCNRCQCQEGYQPPFCQECPGCPSPCGRYVCGCLFCSSCVECKAFQSGPFKKNCSQACPNILVADELTGARKQCREKDSENCWITFHMVQEDGEEIYTVSIDPKKECPEPPNIALIVGSTVAGVALIGLVLLLIWRLLTELFDRREYRRFEKEKSKAKWNDADNPLFKSATTTVVNPRFNGQ, from the exons ATGTTGCGTGACCAGTGCCTCTGGCTGCCAGCGGTgacctgggtgctgctgctggtgatgACAG CCTTTGCCATGGAGTGCCCCAAGATCAAGGTGGGGACGTGCAAGGACTGCATCCAGTCTGGTCCCGGCTGTGCCTGGTGCAAGAAGCCG AGTTTCACCAAAGCCGGTGAGCCAGACTCCATCCGCTGTGACACCATCGAGCAGCTTCAACAGAGGGGATGTCTGGTCAGCGAGATTGAGTTTCCAGTCAACAACATTACGAAAACACGGGACAGTCCCTTAAGCAACGACATACAGCTGACTCCCCAGGAGGTGCACCTGAAACTGAGGATAG GGCAGCCTGCTGTATTTGAGGTGAAGTTTCGCCGCGCCATGGGGTACCCCATTGATCTCTACTACCTCATGGACCTCTCCTACTCCATGCTGGATGACTTGGAGAAGGtgaagaagctgggaggggagcTGCTCAGGGCTCTGGAGAGCACCACCCCTTCTCGCCGCATAG GGTTTGGCTCCTTCGTGGACAAGACAGTGCTGCCCTTTGTGAACACACACCCTGAGAAGCTGCAGAACCCCTGCCCCAACAAGGACAAGAAATGTCAGCCTCCCTTCGCCTTCAAGCACATCCTCTCACTGACCGACAATGCCAAGAAGTTCGAGAGCGAAGTGGGGAAGCAGTCCATCTCAGGGAACCTGGATGCCCCGGAGGGGGGGCTGGATGCCATGATGCAGGCAGCGGTGTGTGGG GACTTGATTGGCTGGCGCAACGTGACCCGCTTGCTGGTGTATGCTACTGATGATGGCTTCCACTTTGCCGGTGATGGCAAGCTTGGGGCCATCCTGACCCCCAACGATGGCCAGTGCCACTTGGAGGACAACATGTACAAAAGGAGCAATGAGTTT GACTACCCATCTGTTGGCCAGCTGGTCCAGAAACTTGCTGAAAACAACATTCAGCCCATTTTTGCTGTCACCAGCAAGGTGGTAGATGTTTACAAG AAACTCAGTGAGATGATCCCAAAGTCAGCAGTAGGAGAGCTGAATGAGGACTCCAGCAACATCATTGAACTCATCCAGGTGGCCTACAAT AACCTCTCCTCACGGATTATCCTGGACCACTCCACCCTGCCAGACGTCCTGGATGTCAAATACGACTCCATATGCAGCAAGGACAAGGTCACCTTGGACGAAGCGAAAGGGGACTGTGACAACGTCAAGATCAATGATGAG GTGATCTTCAAAGTGAAGGTCACAGCCAAGGAGTGCATCGAAAGCCAGTCCTTCACCATCCGGCCGCTGGGCTTCACAGACACCCTCACTGTCCACCTAGACAGCAATTGCAACTGCAACTGCAAAGAGCAGCCTGACCCAACTGCCTGCAGTGGGAAAGGCAGCATCATCTGTGGGATCTGCAG CTGCAATTCGGGCTACACGGGGAAGAACTGCGAGTGCGAAACCAAAGGCAAGACCAGCAAGGAGCTGGAGGGCAGCTGCCGGAAGGACAACAGCTCAGTCAtctgctcagggctgggggaCTGCGTGTGCGGGCAGTGCATCTGCCACACCAGCGATGTGCCCAACAAGCACATCTATGGCACCTTCTGCGAGTGTGACAACATGAACTGCGAGTTTCACAACGGCTCTCCCTGTGGTGGCAAAG AACGCGGGAGATGCGACTGTGGGGAGTGCAAGTGCACGCCTGGGTACGAGGGTAGTGCCTGCCAGTGCAAGAAGTCAACAGATGGCTGCTTGAACATCCGTGGCAACGAGTGCAGCCACCGCGGGACCTGCCACTGCAACCGCTGCCAGTGCCAGGAGGGATACCAGCCCCCCTTCTGCCAGGAGTGCCCCGGCTGTCCCTCACCTTGTGGCAGATATGT CTGTGGCTGCCTGTTTTGCAGCTCCTGTGTGGAGTGCAAGGCCTTCCAGAGTGGCCCTTTCAAGAAGAACTGCTCCCAGGCCTGCCCCAACATCCTGGTGGCCGATGAGTTGACAGGGGCGAGGAAGCAGTGCCGGGAGAAGGACTCTGAAAACTGCTGGATCACCTTCCACATGGTCCAGGAGGATGGCGAGGAGATATACACCGTCAGCATCGATCCTAAAAAAG AGTGCCCAGAGCCTCCCAACATTGCGCTGATTGTGGGCAGCACCGTCGCTGGCGTGGCCCTCATCGGCCTGGTGCTCCTGCTGATCTGGCGGCTCTTGACGGAGCTGTTTGACCGCCGGGAATACCGTCGGTTCGAGAAGGAGAAGTCCAAGGCCAAGTGGAATGAT GCTGATAACCCCCTCTTCAAGAGTGCCACCACTACGGTTGTGAACCCCAGATTCAATGGGCAATGA